The Phyllostomus discolor isolate MPI-MPIP mPhyDis1 chromosome 4, mPhyDis1.pri.v3, whole genome shotgun sequence genome window below encodes:
- the CENPW gene encoding centromere protein W isoform X2, with translation MALSTTVSQSKRIKRKAPRGFLKRIFKRQKPHLRLESSCDLLKSPGQMLVRISVGSLKTSMYWLLQR, from the exons ATGGCGCTCTCTACCACTGTATCTCAGAGTAAACGCATAAAGCGGAAGGCTCCCCGCGGCTTCCTTAAGCGCATTTTCAAGCGACAGAAGCCTCACCTTCGTCTAGAGTCAAGTTGTGACTTACTG AAGAGTCCAGGGCAAATGCTTGTAAGAATAAGTGTGGGATCATTAAAGACCAGCATGTACTGGCTGCTGCAAAGGTAa
- the CENPW gene encoding centromere protein W isoform X1, which produces MALSTTVSQSKRIKRKAPRGFLKRIFKRQKPHLRLESSCDLLVHLNCLLFIRRLAEESRANACKNKCGIIKDQHVLAAAKVILKKSRG; this is translated from the exons ATGGCGCTCTCTACCACTGTATCTCAGAGTAAACGCATAAAGCGGAAGGCTCCCCGCGGCTTCCTTAAGCGCATTTTCAAGCGACAGAAGCCTCACCTTCGTCTAGAGTCAAGTTGTGACTTACTG gtgCATCTGAACTGTTTACTATTTATTCGACGATTAGCAGAAGAGTCCAGGGCAAATGCTTGTAAGAATAAGTGTGGGATCATTAAAGACCAGCATGTACTGGCTGCTGCAAAG GTTATTCTAAAGAAGAGTAGAGGTTAG